The following coding sequences are from one Mycolicibacterium aichiense window:
- a CDS encoding pyridoxamine 5'-phosphate oxidase family protein, giving the protein MSKHYASIAFTDDVRAVQSDHGSDAFYGRKIVAGKAAPGRDPLTEDEKDYLSERDGFYLASVSETGWPYVQFRGGNPGFIHVVDDHTIGWADFRGNLQYISTGNMTGDDRVAIIVLDYAHQRRLKIFGHARIVTADDDPELLKALTDQTDDSVVERAVLIDVEAYDWNCQQHITPRFSAAELEPALEPLRTKLAELQAENDRLRAQLDDPKG; this is encoded by the coding sequence ATGAGCAAGCATTACGCGTCCATCGCCTTCACCGACGATGTCCGCGCCGTCCAGAGCGATCATGGCAGCGACGCGTTCTACGGCCGCAAGATCGTGGCCGGTAAGGCCGCCCCGGGACGCGACCCGCTCACCGAGGACGAGAAGGACTACCTGAGCGAGCGGGACGGCTTTTATCTGGCTTCGGTGTCGGAGACTGGGTGGCCGTACGTTCAGTTCCGCGGCGGCAACCCGGGATTCATCCACGTCGTCGATGACCACACCATCGGCTGGGCCGACTTTCGGGGCAACCTGCAATACATCAGTACCGGCAACATGACCGGTGACGATCGGGTGGCGATCATCGTCCTCGACTACGCCCATCAGCGCCGGCTGAAGATCTTCGGGCACGCCCGCATCGTGACCGCCGACGACGACCCGGAGCTGCTGAAAGCCTTGACCGATCAGACCGACGACTCGGTGGTCGAGCGGGCCGTCCTGATCGATGTCGAGGCATACGACTGGAACTGCCAGCAGCACATCACCCCGCGCTTCAGTGCGGCTGAACTCGAACCCGCGCTGGAACCCCTACGCACCAAGCTGGCGGAGCTGCAGGCTGAAAACGACCGCCTGCGTGCCCAACTCGACGACCCGAAGGGGTGA
- a CDS encoding nuclear transport factor 2 family protein, producing MTESRPPFPPFDHEAALQKVQAAEDAWNTCDPQRVSLAYTADSLWRNRDQFVTGREQIVEFLTTKWERELDYALRKSLWDFHGNRIAVRFQYECRDAGGQWWRSYGNELWEFADDGLMRRREASINDVVIDESERRYFGPRSENERGRDIPLR from the coding sequence GTGACGGAATCCCGGCCACCGTTCCCGCCCTTCGACCACGAAGCTGCGCTGCAGAAGGTTCAGGCCGCCGAAGACGCCTGGAATACCTGTGACCCGCAGCGCGTGAGCCTGGCCTATACCGCCGACAGCCTCTGGCGTAACCGCGATCAGTTCGTCACCGGCCGCGAGCAGATCGTGGAGTTCCTGACCACCAAATGGGAGCGCGAACTCGACTATGCGTTGCGCAAGAGTTTGTGGGACTTCCACGGCAACCGCATCGCGGTGCGCTTCCAGTACGAATGCCGCGACGCAGGCGGCCAGTGGTGGCGCAGCTACGGCAACGAACTGTGGGAGTTCGCCGACGACGGGTTGATGCGCCGTCGTGAGGCCAGCATCAACGACGTCGTCATCGACGAATCCGAACGACGTTACTTCGGGCCCCGGTCGGAAAACGAACGAGGCCGCGATATTCCGCTGCGGTGA
- a CDS encoding cysteine hydrolase: MDIDPTDTAVVVIDPQNDVLSPTGKNWEVLAASVTENNTVGHLVEIFTAAKAAGYPVVISPHYFYPTDHGWLFNGPLESDELATGTFARRGALTLDGFDGSGADWLEEFKPFISDGSTIVASPHKVWGPQTNDLVLQLRKRGITKVVLCGMLANICVESHLRDLLEQGFEVAVVRDATAGPRHPTRGDGYQAALVNYAFLAHAVLSTDDVVAAMAVPTEGLT; this comes from the coding sequence ATGGATATTGACCCCACCGATACCGCCGTCGTCGTCATCGATCCGCAGAACGACGTGTTGAGCCCGACGGGTAAGAACTGGGAGGTTCTGGCGGCGTCGGTGACGGAGAACAACACGGTGGGACACCTCGTCGAGATCTTCACCGCTGCCAAGGCGGCCGGTTACCCGGTGGTCATCTCGCCGCACTACTTCTATCCCACCGACCACGGCTGGCTGTTCAACGGACCGCTGGAGTCCGACGAACTGGCCACCGGCACGTTCGCCCGCCGCGGTGCTTTGACACTGGACGGATTCGACGGATCCGGCGCCGACTGGCTCGAGGAGTTCAAGCCGTTCATCTCCGACGGTTCGACGATCGTGGCCAGCCCCCACAAGGTGTGGGGACCTCAGACCAACGACCTGGTTCTGCAACTGCGCAAGCGCGGGATCACCAAGGTCGTGTTGTGCGGCATGCTCGCCAACATCTGTGTGGAGTCCCATCTGCGGGATCTGCTCGAGCAGGGGTTCGAGGTGGCGGTGGTCCGCGACGCCACCGCGGGCCCACGACATCCGACCCGAGGTGACGGATATCAGGCGGCGCTGGTCAATTACGCATTTCTGGCGCACGCTGTGCTGAGTACCGACGACGTGGTCGCAGCCATGGCAGTTCCGACGGAAGGCTTGACGTGA
- a CDS encoding MarR family winged helix-turn-helix transcriptional regulator, with product MAARRKSYPLNASQQRTWLNYMRVYHRLEYEMNRQLLADCGLSLSDYTVLNALSQAPGRRTQLTALATTIGWERSRLSHHLQRMNGRGLVERVRSDTDRRSTDVLLSDAGWDTLRSAAPLHAEWVRTLFFSDLDDRQDEQLADILAVVYDSILREGTLPRPDQT from the coding sequence GTGGCCGCACGCCGTAAGAGCTATCCGCTCAACGCTTCCCAGCAGCGGACCTGGCTGAACTACATGCGGGTGTATCACCGGCTCGAATACGAGATGAACCGGCAACTGCTGGCCGACTGCGGACTGTCGCTCAGCGACTACACGGTGCTCAACGCGCTGTCGCAGGCGCCGGGCCGACGTACCCAACTGACCGCGCTGGCGACCACGATCGGCTGGGAACGCAGCAGGCTGTCCCATCATCTTCAGCGGATGAACGGTCGCGGCTTGGTCGAACGTGTGCGATCGGACACCGATCGGCGATCCACCGACGTGCTGCTCAGCGACGCCGGCTGGGACACGCTGCGTTCGGCCGCGCCGCTGCATGCGGAATGGGTTCGCACGTTGTTCTTCTCCGACCTCGACGACCGCCAGGACGAGCAGTTGGCCGACATCCTGGCGGTCGTCTACGACAGCATCCTGCGGGAGGGAACGCTGCCGCGCCCGGATCAGACCTGA
- a CDS encoding SDR family oxidoreductase: MGQLSGKTALVTGGTSGIGLATAQHLAAEGAHVFLTGRTQERADAAAATIGDAATPVAADVTDIDALDRLAEVIGQRGGGVDVIFANAGGGEFATLEEETPEHLADTFTRNVGGTVFTVQKMLPLLNEGASIVLTGSTAASRGVPAFGAYAASKAAIRSLGRTWAAELVGRRIRVNTVVPGPIETPGLKGLAPSGQHDALLDGEAATVPMGRVGNPGEIATVVAFLASDASSFMTGSEIFVDGGSVQV; this comes from the coding sequence ATGGGTCAACTGAGCGGCAAGACAGCCCTGGTCACCGGCGGCACGTCGGGCATCGGCCTGGCGACCGCGCAACACCTGGCGGCCGAAGGCGCGCATGTCTTCCTGACCGGACGAACCCAGGAGCGGGCCGATGCGGCGGCGGCCACGATCGGTGACGCCGCGACTCCAGTCGCGGCCGACGTCACCGATATCGATGCCCTCGACCGTCTCGCCGAGGTGATCGGGCAACGTGGCGGCGGCGTGGACGTGATCTTCGCCAACGCGGGCGGTGGCGAGTTCGCGACTCTGGAGGAGGAGACACCCGAACACCTGGCCGACACCTTCACCCGCAACGTCGGCGGCACGGTCTTCACCGTGCAGAAGATGCTGCCCCTGCTCAACGAGGGCGCCTCGATCGTGCTCACCGGGTCGACGGCCGCCAGCCGCGGAGTGCCCGCCTTCGGTGCCTACGCCGCATCGAAGGCCGCCATCCGCTCGTTGGGCCGGACCTGGGCGGCTGAATTGGTCGGCCGCAGGATCCGGGTCAACACCGTGGTCCCCGGGCCGATCGAGACACCCGGGCTCAAGGGTCTGGCTCCCAGTGGCCAGCATGATGCGCTACTCGACGGGGAGGCCGCGACGGTGCCGATGGGCCGCGTCGGTAACCCCGGTGAAATCGCCACTGTGGTGGCGTTTCTCGCCTCCGACGCGAGCAGCTTCATGACCGGGTCTGAGATCTTCGTCGACGGCGGGTCCGTTCAGGTCTGA
- a CDS encoding prolipoprotein diacylglyceryl transferase, translating to MVPEWHVGPVAIPVHSLFVGLGVVTAMVVFMVEARRRGAVNDQSLVAVAGALVGGAIGMRLSGWARHLDLAANPTLARAWEYGSKSILGGLLGAYVGVLIAKRLGGYRGKTGDLFAPAVALGMAVGRIGCHLTEAPGRPTSLPWGVHAAASTPECPGCLTGQAMHPSFVYEIAFQLAAFAALMWLRPRITRPGELFVIYVAAYAVFRFFVEFTRANQTVWLDLTRPQWFLLPSLAVVGVRMWYGYRRGYYRFPAQRQEVHA from the coding sequence ATGGTCCCCGAATGGCACGTCGGACCGGTGGCGATTCCGGTGCACAGTCTGTTCGTCGGACTCGGGGTGGTGACCGCGATGGTCGTGTTCATGGTCGAGGCGCGTCGGCGAGGGGCCGTCAACGACCAGTCGCTCGTCGCGGTCGCCGGAGCGCTGGTCGGCGGCGCGATCGGAATGCGCCTCTCCGGCTGGGCACGTCACCTGGATCTCGCCGCCAACCCCACGTTGGCACGCGCCTGGGAGTACGGCTCCAAAAGCATTCTGGGCGGCCTGCTCGGAGCCTACGTCGGGGTGCTGATCGCCAAACGACTCGGCGGGTACCGGGGCAAGACCGGCGACCTGTTCGCACCGGCGGTGGCACTCGGGATGGCCGTCGGCCGGATCGGGTGCCATCTCACCGAAGCGCCCGGTCGGCCCACCTCCCTGCCCTGGGGTGTACACGCCGCCGCCAGCACACCCGAATGCCCCGGCTGCCTCACCGGCCAGGCGATGCACCCGTCGTTCGTGTACGAAATCGCCTTCCAGCTGGCGGCTTTCGCTGCGCTGATGTGGCTGCGGCCCCGCATCACCAGGCCGGGTGAACTGTTCGTCATCTACGTCGCGGCATACGCCGTGTTCCGCTTCTTCGTCGAGTTCACCCGCGCCAACCAGACGGTGTGGCTGGATTTGACTCGGCCGCAATGGTTCCTGCTGCCTTCGCTCGCCGTTGTCGGCGTTCGGATGTGGTATGGCTACCGCCGCGGCTACTATCGCTTCCCAGCGCAGCGGCAGGAGGTACACGCATGA
- a CDS encoding radical SAM protein, whose protein sequence is MGLRGDRLLRYVTAFCPSCHDEAPEKSLADVARLSGRLVERDQRVWLERGCGTHGLVSTLYDEDPEILRYLEEWTAPTKAHTPDVAGNFDPIPSAYLRGLPEMQTQHTCILLEDIAETCNLRCPTCFTGSSPDLRNVVAVADVLANVDQRLARENGRLDVLMLSGGEPTLHPALPELLTELTCRPITRILINSNGVRIANDDGLLDLLTEHRDRVEVYLQYDGLTEAAHRHHRGGDLRAVKHAALQRLSQREIFTTLVMTAALGVNDTEIGDMVTLALATPYVGGISIQPQFGSGRSGHIDPLDRLTHTGVLKRLGPQTDGAVTWRDLTALPCSHPHCCSVGYLIRDDAGAWRSLVSLLGHDGLKARLGLVSNRIADSELPQQLRLAVKESLLGLLSEQSSLSHPDIGDVWRTICESCDLGMSTLLTMASSALPGRRRKLRRMLGERVVRITIKPFMDMSTMIEERLVQCCVHVGTSAAQHQCAPFCAVQAWPALARQRMSIAAGQQLPLLAVSPRAGD, encoded by the coding sequence ATGGGGTTGCGCGGCGATCGGTTGTTGCGTTACGTCACCGCCTTCTGCCCGTCCTGCCACGACGAGGCCCCCGAAAAGTCGCTGGCCGATGTCGCCCGCCTCAGCGGCCGGCTCGTCGAGCGTGACCAGCGGGTGTGGCTCGAGCGTGGCTGCGGGACGCACGGTTTGGTGAGCACTCTCTACGACGAGGATCCGGAGATCCTGCGCTACCTGGAGGAATGGACTGCGCCCACCAAGGCCCACACCCCCGATGTGGCGGGAAATTTCGATCCGATCCCGTCGGCGTATCTGCGCGGACTGCCGGAGATGCAGACCCAGCACACGTGCATCCTTCTCGAAGACATCGCCGAAACCTGCAATCTGCGCTGCCCCACCTGCTTCACGGGTTCCTCACCGGACCTGCGCAACGTGGTCGCCGTCGCCGACGTGCTGGCCAACGTGGACCAGCGGCTGGCCCGCGAGAACGGCCGCCTCGACGTGCTGATGCTCTCCGGTGGAGAGCCGACACTGCACCCGGCGCTTCCCGAGCTGTTGACCGAACTGACCTGTCGGCCGATCACCCGAATACTGATCAACAGCAACGGCGTTCGCATCGCGAACGACGACGGCCTGCTCGACCTGCTCACCGAGCACCGCGACCGCGTCGAGGTGTATCTGCAGTACGACGGTCTCACCGAGGCCGCACATCGCCATCATCGCGGCGGGGATCTGCGCGCAGTGAAGCACGCCGCACTGCAACGGTTGTCGCAGCGGGAGATCTTCACGACGCTGGTGATGACGGCTGCCCTCGGGGTGAACGACACCGAGATCGGCGACATGGTCACGCTGGCTCTGGCGACACCCTACGTCGGCGGGATCAGCATCCAGCCGCAGTTCGGCTCCGGCCGGTCCGGGCACATCGACCCTCTGGACCGGCTCACCCACACCGGGGTGCTCAAGCGGCTCGGGCCGCAGACCGACGGCGCGGTGACGTGGCGCGACCTCACCGCCCTACCGTGCTCGCACCCGCACTGCTGCTCGGTCGGATACCTGATTCGTGACGACGCCGGCGCGTGGCGCTCGCTGGTGTCGCTGCTCGGCCACGACGGCCTCAAGGCCAGACTAGGGCTGGTGTCGAATCGGATCGCCGACAGCGAGCTTCCCCAGCAGCTGCGCCTGGCGGTCAAGGAATCATTGCTCGGCCTGCTCTCGGAGCAGTCGTCGCTGTCGCACCCCGATATCGGCGATGTGTGGCGAACCATTTGCGAGAGTTGCGATCTCGGCATGAGCACGCTACTCACCATGGCCTCGTCGGCGCTGCCCGGACGGCGTCGCAAGCTCCGCCGAATGCTGGGCGAACGGGTCGTCCGCATCACAATCAAGCCGTTCATGGACATGTCGACCATGATCGAGGAACGCCTGGTGCAGTGCTGCGTGCACGTCGGCACCAGCGCAGCTCAGCACCAGTGCGCGCCGTTCTGTGCAGTGCAGGCATGGCCTGCACTTGCCCGCCAGCGCATGTCGATCGCAGCGGGCCAACAACTTCCGCTGCTCGCGGTCAGCCCGCGGGCTGGGGACTGA
- the gjpA gene encoding outer membrane porin GjpA, which produces MYAVPRPFVAATAAVVGAGAIAISPVGPVGPAALDIHAAPAIQLAASTDWADIFTRAGQNAQALFDTWRQAPAPVLQQIVANQISYLKELPDFAAVANQIQTHLRAALAAPTAPDLSTLDPTHGTFYQLLPAVLQLPGVPEALNLIISPTGRQLLGFSTTALSGLILGMAGPVLGPLIVLSSSVDAIRAELTSPTPDVAAALSTLTNIPAAMTDAFLNGGQHVDLTALAKTFGPVIGVSFPAGVQVGVALGGLLSPGGSIFNALDFAYDNNLLGVLHIHVPLATGTGVGPIGAFMDFTRAIAKAIGWTPPASAATATATARSVAAPSGLAAVNEVPKSVLAAAPTATVTTPIAPKATTNRDVKASKGSSAAARDKTTAKRTPAAAGSGKGSSARAKAPAKAAAG; this is translated from the coding sequence ATGTATGCAGTCCCTCGGCCCTTTGTTGCCGCCACGGCGGCAGTGGTCGGCGCCGGCGCCATCGCGATCAGCCCGGTAGGCCCGGTGGGCCCGGCGGCACTGGACATTCACGCCGCGCCTGCGATCCAGTTGGCTGCGAGCACCGACTGGGCGGACATCTTCACCAGAGCCGGCCAGAACGCGCAGGCGTTGTTCGACACCTGGCGACAGGCGCCGGCTCCCGTGCTGCAGCAGATCGTCGCCAACCAGATCTCCTACCTCAAAGAGCTGCCTGACTTCGCCGCCGTCGCCAACCAGATCCAGACCCATCTCCGGGCCGCGCTGGCCGCACCGACCGCTCCCGATCTGAGCACTCTGGACCCCACCCACGGAACCTTCTACCAACTGCTGCCTGCGGTCTTGCAGTTGCCCGGTGTCCCAGAAGCGTTGAACCTCATCATCTCCCCGACTGGGCGGCAGTTGCTGGGCTTTTCGACGACTGCGCTGAGCGGTTTGATCCTCGGCATGGCCGGTCCGGTGCTGGGGCCCCTGATCGTGTTGTCGTCGAGCGTGGATGCGATCCGGGCGGAACTCACCTCGCCGACGCCCGACGTGGCTGCTGCGCTCAGCACGTTGACGAACATCCCCGCGGCCATGACCGACGCATTCCTCAACGGCGGCCAGCACGTCGACCTGACGGCGCTGGCGAAGACATTCGGACCGGTGATCGGAGTCAGCTTCCCGGCCGGCGTGCAAGTCGGGGTCGCACTCGGCGGTCTACTCAGCCCGGGCGGCTCGATCTTCAATGCGCTGGATTTCGCATACGACAACAACCTGCTCGGTGTCCTCCACATCCACGTCCCGCTCGCCACCGGTACCGGTGTCGGGCCCATCGGGGCGTTCATGGACTTCACCAGAGCCATCGCCAAGGCCATCGGGTGGACCCCGCCCGCGAGCGCCGCCACCGCCACCGCCACAGCTCGGAGTGTGGCTGCGCCGAGCGGTTTGGCCGCGGTCAACGAGGTGCCGAAGTCCGTTCTGGCCGCCGCGCCCACCGCCACCGTGACGACGCCCATTGCCCCCAAAGCCACCACGAACCGTGATGTCAAGGCGAGCAAGGGAAGTAGTGCCGCAGCTCGCGACAAAACCACCGCCAAGCGCACCCCGGCGGCGGCCGGGTCCGGCAAGGGATCCAGCGCGCGGGCGAAGGCGCCGGCAAAAGCCGCGGCCGGGTAG
- a CDS encoding L,D-transpeptidase, protein MANAAPALADPGDPAAGQDPTPFIGVAPFGPPRIAPANGSTVGVAQPIIIDFPGLVEDSGATENAIHVSSNPPVPGKFYWMTPTQLRWRPLSFWPAHTAVTVDAGGTVSTFRTGDTLIATADDATHQLTVTRNGVVEKTIPMSMGMAAGGHQTANGTYYVQEKMPSVVMDSSTYGVPVNSTYGYKTTVELAVRFDDSGNFVHSAPWSVDDQGKRDVSHGCINISPANARWFYDNFGAGDPIIVKNSTGTYTRVDGSSDWQR, encoded by the coding sequence ATGGCGAATGCTGCACCGGCGCTGGCGGATCCGGGTGATCCGGCCGCGGGTCAGGACCCGACGCCGTTCATCGGCGTCGCGCCGTTCGGGCCACCGAGAATAGCTCCTGCGAACGGCTCGACGGTGGGCGTGGCTCAACCGATCATCATCGACTTTCCCGGACTTGTGGAGGACTCCGGCGCCACCGAGAACGCCATCCACGTCTCGTCGAACCCACCGGTCCCCGGCAAGTTCTACTGGATGACCCCCACCCAGTTGCGGTGGCGCCCGCTGAGCTTCTGGCCTGCGCACACCGCGGTGACTGTCGACGCAGGCGGTACCGTGTCAACCTTCCGCACCGGTGACACGCTGATCGCCACTGCCGACGATGCCACCCATCAGCTGACCGTCACTCGCAACGGGGTGGTGGAGAAGACCATCCCGATGTCGATGGGCATGGCGGCAGGTGGGCATCAAACCGCCAACGGGACCTATTACGTGCAAGAGAAGATGCCGTCGGTGGTGATGGACTCCTCGACCTACGGGGTCCCGGTCAACTCCACGTACGGCTACAAGACCACGGTCGAGCTCGCCGTGCGATTCGATGACAGCGGCAACTTCGTGCACAGCGCGCCCTGGTCGGTCGACGACCAGGGAAAGCGCGACGTCAGCCACGGGTGCATCAACATCAGCCCAGCCAACGCCCGCTGGTTCTACGACAACTTCGGCGCCGGCGACCCCATCATCGTGAAGAACTCGACCGGTACCTACACCAGGGTCGACGGGTCCAGCGACTGGCAGCGATAG
- a CDS encoding CbtA family protein encodes MPLTAELPAAVRYLVPGVMGGIVCFAFSRWLIEPLISTAVDYEGAREHAEAELAGEAHGHGHELFSRSVQENFGAAVGIIAFAVAMGVLFVVAYTVIRSAIERRGGTADPTGLALLLSAGMFGAITLVPGLKYPPNPPTVGLEETIGARSSAFLTITVVSVIAASVATAAGLAWSRRWGSWPATALAAGGYGVVMLATFAVLPGFHEVPGPLSGPDGILIEGFPAQVLADFRVYSLLNQALMWAAIGVTWALLSGLAARSRRRSLGMDYVAA; translated from the coding sequence GTGCCACTGACCGCCGAATTGCCTGCAGCTGTGCGCTATCTCGTGCCCGGGGTGATGGGCGGCATCGTCTGCTTCGCGTTCAGCCGGTGGCTGATCGAGCCGTTGATCTCCACCGCGGTGGACTACGAAGGTGCTCGCGAACACGCCGAGGCCGAACTCGCCGGAGAAGCTCATGGTCACGGTCACGAGCTCTTCAGCCGTTCGGTGCAGGAGAACTTCGGTGCCGCGGTCGGGATCATCGCCTTCGCCGTCGCGATGGGCGTGCTGTTCGTGGTGGCTTACACCGTGATTCGTTCTGCGATCGAGCGACGCGGCGGGACGGCCGATCCCACCGGCCTGGCTCTGCTGTTGTCGGCGGGGATGTTCGGGGCGATCACGTTGGTGCCGGGCCTGAAGTATCCGCCGAATCCGCCCACTGTCGGTCTGGAAGAGACCATCGGTGCGCGAAGTTCGGCCTTCCTGACCATCACGGTGGTCTCGGTGATCGCGGCGTCCGTCGCGACAGCCGCCGGGCTGGCGTGGTCTCGGCGGTGGGGGAGTTGGCCGGCGACCGCGCTCGCGGCCGGTGGCTACGGCGTGGTCATGCTGGCCACGTTCGCTGTGCTGCCCGGCTTCCACGAGGTTCCCGGCCCGCTTTCCGGACCGGACGGCATCCTGATCGAGGGCTTCCCGGCGCAGGTGCTGGCCGACTTCCGGGTGTATTCGTTGCTGAACCAGGCATTGATGTGGGCGGCGATCGGCGTGACGTGGGCGCTGCTGTCGGGATTGGCCGCCCGCAGCCGGCGGCGCTCGCTCGGAATGGATTATGTCGCAGCCTGA
- a CDS encoding CbtB domain-containing protein: protein MNEANPTLGAPRVDLRAAANSLATPLRLAVLTLLALIVYYFVGYDQGAVSVFGSDTHIHEFVHDARHLLGFPCH, encoded by the coding sequence ATGAACGAAGCCAATCCCACCCTCGGTGCGCCGCGTGTCGACCTGCGTGCGGCGGCGAACAGTCTTGCCACCCCACTGCGGTTGGCGGTGCTGACTCTGCTCGCGCTGATCGTCTACTACTTCGTCGGGTATGACCAGGGTGCCGTGTCGGTGTTCGGCTCGGACACGCATATTCACGAGTTCGTGCACGACGCCCGTCACCTGCTGGGGTTCCCGTGCCACTGA
- a CDS encoding nitrile hydratase accessory protein, with translation MKLHDTCTTDQAAPQFDHEWQRRAFGLALALSEFRHYPWSEFQETLISTIGAWEGLPESERGQWEYYDHWVATLEKLVDRHELLTAPLLTDANDHALAHEHDHDH, from the coding sequence ATGAAGCTGCATGACACCTGCACCACCGACCAGGCCGCGCCGCAATTCGACCATGAGTGGCAGCGCCGCGCCTTCGGGCTGGCGCTCGCGCTCTCGGAGTTCCGGCACTACCCCTGGAGTGAGTTCCAGGAGACGCTGATCTCGACGATCGGCGCGTGGGAAGGCCTGCCCGAATCCGAACGGGGGCAATGGGAGTACTACGACCACTGGGTTGCCACCCTCGAGAAGCTCGTCGACCGCCACGAGCTCCTGACTGCGCCGCTGCTCACCGATGCCAACGATCACGCACTCGCCCACGAGCACGACCACGACCACTAG
- the nthA gene encoding nitrile hydratase subunit alpha, producing MTGQFAYPPDREEISAKQVAALEALLIEKGVITPQTVDKVLAYFETEMTPLNGKKIVVKAWTDPEFAAKVVADTPAAVAELDLPEGMAGAEGEHLQAVANTAGVHNLVICTLCSCFPWPVLGLPPYWYKDPTFRSRAAREPRKVLAEVGLELPADTEIKVWDSSGHSRWFVIPERPSGTEDFTDEMLMDLVTTESMIGVALAGPTS from the coding sequence ATGACCGGACAGTTCGCCTATCCACCCGACCGCGAGGAGATCAGCGCCAAGCAGGTGGCTGCACTCGAGGCGCTGCTCATCGAGAAGGGCGTCATCACACCGCAGACCGTGGACAAGGTGCTGGCCTACTTCGAGACCGAGATGACGCCGCTCAACGGCAAGAAAATCGTCGTAAAGGCTTGGACTGATCCCGAATTCGCAGCCAAGGTGGTGGCCGACACACCTGCGGCCGTCGCAGAACTGGACCTGCCGGAGGGGATGGCCGGCGCCGAGGGCGAGCACCTGCAGGCGGTGGCCAATACCGCCGGTGTGCACAACCTGGTGATCTGCACGCTCTGCTCGTGCTTCCCGTGGCCGGTGCTCGGGCTGCCGCCCTATTGGTACAAGGATCCGACATTCCGGTCGCGGGCCGCTCGCGAACCGCGCAAGGTGCTCGCCGAGGTCGGTCTCGAGCTGCCCGCCGACACCGAGATCAAGGTGTGGGACTCCAGCGGCCACTCGCGTTGGTTCGTCATTCCCGAACGGCCCTCGGGCACTGAGGATTTCACCGACGAGATGTTGATGGATCTGGTCACCACGGAGTCGATGATCGGAGTTGCATTGGCGGGTCCGACGTCATGA
- the nthB gene encoding nitrile hydratase subunit beta gives MKLQHYLGGLEGLPEPLTLEKRVFVEEWEKRIFGIHVAMMGLSNHLGAALPAYPIDEVPTAFKDEWTWADLRTGAEAMNPFDYFKFRYYEKWLGGITQFFIDKGYVTEEELAERMNEAASGADAEDLPAIDDQVIAYLRLGDSPRRDVAHPKFAVGSQVRITNVPADAHSRLPGYLRERVGTVERVFEGDYGYFTHTGDGIGDPMPIYIVEFDPAEIWGPRAEGGPLRLYAELFEAYLAPIEEKA, from the coding sequence ATGAAACTGCAGCACTATCTCGGTGGCCTTGAAGGCCTGCCCGAGCCGTTGACCCTGGAGAAGCGGGTCTTCGTCGAGGAGTGGGAGAAGCGCATCTTCGGCATCCACGTCGCGATGATGGGCTTGTCGAACCATCTGGGGGCCGCGCTGCCGGCGTATCCGATCGACGAGGTGCCCACCGCCTTCAAAGACGAGTGGACGTGGGCGGACCTGCGTACCGGCGCCGAGGCGATGAACCCGTTCGACTACTTCAAGTTTCGCTACTACGAGAAGTGGCTGGGCGGCATCACCCAGTTCTTCATCGACAAGGGCTATGTGACCGAGGAGGAGCTCGCCGAACGGATGAACGAGGCGGCCTCGGGCGCCGACGCCGAGGACCTTCCGGCGATCGACGACCAGGTGATCGCCTATCTCCGCCTCGGGGACAGTCCGCGCCGCGACGTCGCGCACCCGAAGTTCGCGGTCGGCTCGCAGGTGCGCATCACCAATGTGCCCGCCGACGCGCACAGCCGGCTACCCGGTTACCTGCGCGAACGGGTCGGCACTGTGGAACGCGTCTTCGAGGGTGACTACGGCTACTTCACCCACACCGGCGATGGCATCGGTGACCCGATGCCGATCTACATCGTCGAATTCGATCCGGCCGAGATCTGGGGCCCGCGCGCCGAGGGCGGCCCGCTGAGGCTTTATGCCGAGTTGTTCGAAGCCTATTTGGCACCGATCGAGGAGAAAGCATGA